The segment CTTGTCGACATAGCCAGGTGGTTGATGCATGTAGACTGTTTCCGCCAGGTCACCGTGTaaaaatgcattcttgacatcaaGTTGGCGAAGAGGCCAGTCCCGTGCTACTGCTAGATGAAGAACGGAGCGGATTGTTGCGGGCTTGATGACTGGGCTAAAGGTTTCATCACAGTCAATGCCTGGTTTTTGTGATTTGCCGTTGACCACCAGTCGCGACTTGTGCCTGTTAATCGTCCCATCTGCATTAAACTTATGGCGATATAGCCACATAGAACGAAGAATGTTAGTTCCCTTAGGGGGCCGAGGCACAAGAGCCCACGTACCGCGTTTAATATGAGCATCATATTCCTCATTCATTGAACCGTTCCAACGAGGATCTTTTGCAGCCTGCACATGAGAAAAAGGAAGAGGAGAGACAATGTCTGTATGAAGGCAAAGAGGAACCCGGGGTTTTGAGATACCGGATTTACTTCGAGTGACCATCGAATGAACATTTGTAGTAGTAGGTAGCGGAGGAACGCCAGCCATAGGTGTGAGAGAAGGAGGCGGAATGATTGGTGGTGGTAGcaaaggaggaggagaaggagatgaGTTGGGAAGACTCGGTGATTGAGGTAACACCGAGAAAGGGAAGACGTCCTCAACAAAGGTCACATGGCGTGAGATAATGATCTTGCGAGTGGCAATGTTAAGACACCTATAACCACGATGGTTAGAAGGATATCCTAGAAACACACACGCCATTGAGCGAGGAGCAAGCTTATGAGGAGAAGTAGATAAAGTGTTAGGAAAACAAAGGCAGCCAAATACTCGTAAATGAGAGTAGGTAGTAGGAAGATTAAAAAGACGAGAAAAGGGAGTAAGATTGTTAATAGCTGAAGACGGAAGAAGGTTGATGGTGTGTACTGCCGTGAGAAGAGATTCGACCCAATAACCGATGGGCATGTTCGCTTGAATGAGTAAGGTGCGAACAAGGTTATTTATTGTACGAAGCATTCGTTCGGAGCGCCCATTTTGCTGGGAGGTATGTGGGCAAGAGAGACGAATGGTAGTGCCGGTGGCTGATAAGTGATCAAGGAAAGCACGACTCGTATATTCGCCACCGTTATCGCACTGAAGAGATTTTATGGAAGTCCGAAACTGTGTTTGAACATAAGCTGAAAAATGAAGAAATTTAGCAAATGTTTCACTTTTACGGTGCAAAGGATAAACCCAAACAAAATGAGAGAAATGATCCAGAAAAATAAGATAGTATTTGTAACCAGAATTACTCAAGACGGGAGAAGTCCAAATGTCTGAGTGTATTATTTGAAAAGGTTCAGTAACAATAGTTGAAGAAGAAATAAAGGGAAGGCGAACATGTTTGCCCAACTTGCAAGCATGACACAAAGTTGTCATATCCGCATTATTATTAGAAAAACCCAAAGAATGTAAAGCACGATTGATGGAACCACCCGGATGACCGAAGCGCCTATGCCAAAGAGAGCCGTCCGCAGAAAGAGCAAGAGGAGAACGCGGAGGAGGAGAAGGCGTCACCGAGTAGAGTGGTCCAGAGCTATCACATCGGAGAAGTTTGGTCCTGCTCAGAAGATCCTTAACAGTAAAACCAAATGGGTCAAATTCGACAGTACACTTATTTTGAGTAACAAATTGACGGACAGAAATGAGATTTTTAATGAACGAAGGACAGACAAGCACATTTTTGAGATGAAGTTGTTTAGAAGGAGAAGCTAAAACAGCATTGCCCATATTAGTAACAGGTGCAATAGAACCCTCACCGACGCGGACAGAAGGGATGATACTCATATTAAGCACAGACGAGAGCATACCTGGCTGGGCCGTGATGTGATTGGTAGCTCCGCTGTCCATATACCAAGGTGAGTCCGCCGGATTCTGCAGGCTCATAGTGTTGAAGGCTTGCGCAAGAGCTTGTGGAATCAGAGTGTGCGTGGCAGCCGTAGATGGGATAGTTTGAGCAACGTGAGCCTGCGGTTGAGGCGAATACGGTCCAAGGATGCTGCTTTGCTTAGCCACCGGAGGTGCTGATGCAGTCGGGTATGGCATCATAGGAGGACCGCCATGGTAATACGGAAAGGGCCACTGTTGTTGTGGATGAAAGCTCCATGGAGGGTAAGCAAAACTCTGATGCGCAGAGTTGTTGTAGCTATTGTTGTATCGTCCTCTGCCTCTCTTTCCGCGACCTCCCCCGCGACTGTTGTTGTTGTAATTCCGATTGTTGTTGTTGGAATTGTTTCCTctgttattgttgttgttgtagtgtCGAGTCGTGGAGTCAGAGGATTCATTCGCAGCCAACAGAACATTTGGAGATGAGGAGTTGTCGCTATGAGTTACGGCGGGTCGAGTTTGTCGGTTGAGCCTTTCTTCTTCTGCAAGTAACATTGATCGAGCCGTGTGGAAAGTTGGGAACGGGGATCGATGCCGAATGACGTTGTGGATCCCTTCAAATTTGTCGTTGAGGCCATTGAGACAATGGAACACGAGCTGGCGATCAGTTACCGGTGAGTCAACATTAGTAAGGAGATCGGAGAGTGATTTGAGCTTGCGACAATACTCCTGGATGGATAAGTCGCCGATTGTGATTGTGCGAAGCTCGTTCTCCAGCTGAAGAGCTCTGTTCTCCTTGTTGTCACGAAACAGATTCTCAAGAGAAGTCCATAGATCACGGGCCGTGCTCTTTGGGGTGAGAATTGTTTCAACGAGTGCGTCTGTTATTGTGCCGTAGATCCACATTTTAACGAGTCCGTCTCGTTCTTTCCAGGTTTTCTCAGTCTCTGGTGTGGAGGTGGAGGTGCCGTCTAGGTGATCGAGAACTCCAAACGTGATGCAGTGAGTTTCGAAAATTTCTCTCCATACATCGTAGTTCATCTTGTCGAGATTGAGAACGATCGGGATGTAAGATCGAATCTGACTGATGCTGAAAGGAGGTTTCTCAGTCGTGTTGAGAATTTGCTCAGCCATGGCGATAtgtgagagagaagaagattagaggagaggaagaagaagaagaggtgatGAAGGAGATTTCAGGAAACTAGGATCGAGAAAGcttctgataccatgaaagtgTTTATGATTCGATGATCGTTTCATTGATCACGTAAGTATATTTATACAAGAGTTCGTGTCTATCGATATCTAATGATATCGTAACTACACAAGGATATACATAAGAATATACTCTAGGATATTATCATATCCTAACTAACACgttcttctttccttttgttttttttctttacactGTTAATGCTAAAGATACTTACACAGATGACAAACAATCAGACAGGGTAAGAAACTGTAAATAGTTTTGTGCTctaattaatatgtataaagTTAGCTTTGCTTTGCCTCTGTAATCTAATATCTTCTTGCGTTTGGCTCTTTATTTTTCCTCTCGATTAATTTCATTTTGGTTTTAACAGTTTCACTTCCCACTGAAATCTATATCATCTTGGTAActatatatcaattttaaataatgtGCACTAGTCTATAAGGAAACATTACTATTTCAAAGGAGACGAATAAAACAGTATTATATGAAAAACTACTGAATAGAATAACAAGTAGACGACAGAGACGTATGTTATTGGGAAGTGGAACAaagcaaaagagagagagagagaggatcaTCGCGTTCATGTTTATGTTAACACATAGCACATGCTAAAAGACATGATcccaaaaacaagaaaacaggAAGGAATATGCATATTACTCCCTTCTTCTAAAGCCGCCTGCAGTCTCTTCCTGCGTTTCACCCTCTAGACTCGCATTGAATCTGACCATCTGGATACCGCATTGAGAAtttacaagaaaagaaaacacaaaaccTCGTCAAGatccatttattaaaaatagaaatgggAATTCATATCCTTTTTAAGATGACAAACTAATAATTAACTCACCTGCGAGATTGACCGCACGGTTAGCTTGAGCATTAACCATTATTTAATTGTCACCTTAtataacttttcaaaaaaaaaaaaataacaggaGTGCAAAATAATGCGATTGTTAAGATCATAATTCAACTACAGAGAAGGAAGGGGTTAGAGTGGAGGGCTTTACCCTGCCAATGTGTTGAATACGGCATGAGTTAAACCGGCTCATAAGATCCTTGGCATATTCATTAAGCTCCGCCAATTTCGGGTGGTTGACTCTCCATTCATCTAGAACCTGCTTGTCAAACATACAGTTAGATACTtggaacacaaaaaaaaataagaaagaaaaaaggtttGAAGCAGAGAGAGACCTGATTACAGACAAGCAACGAGTCTCCCTTGATGCGAACATTTCGAAAGCCTTTGTCAAGAGCATACTCGAGACCAAGAATGAGAGCTCGATACTCAGCAACGTTGTTGGTGGCAATGCCAAGACCCTGACGCAAATAGAAGAGTACCCTGTTATCGTGTGTAGAACGGAGAACGGCTCCCGCACCAGCTTTTCCTGGTCAAACTCGATGGTACAAGCAACCTGACGAGGTTCGAATATTAACAAGCAAGCATATATATATGAGGATGGGAGCTTAGAGATACTTGAGCAAAGTTGCGAGGTGGTGGAGGGTAAGTAGGTCGCTCATATTGAGCAACTTTGGTCTCAGGATTCCAATAGATGTCGTAGCCGTTAGCGTCCATACGGAGTTCCCAAGGCTGAGGAAGAGAAGGAGCCATAGCAATCAAATCAACGCAAAGCAAAGAGTTTTCTGCAAAATAAAAACATGGCCAAAAAGCTATGAGATAAGTTACTCAATAAgaagcaaaaaaacaaaaaaagaagaaaaaaaactaacaagCAGCAGCATTACAATTCCCCTTAAAATAGCAAACAAGTGGAGAGGTCACTAAGTTACACCATTTTCTACTAATTAAATGCATGCTTAactttacaccaaaaaaaaaaatgcatgcTTAACTATCCCAAATAGATACAAAGCAAACCGATCTGAGTTTCCGATAGTATTTAAAACACGTACGACAGAGAGATAGCAAGAGCGGCGAATCAAATCAGGATTCACTAGTCTAGGGTTGCTAAGTTTTCTCTCCCTcaacggaagaagaagaagaagacgtacATACCCTACTTATTTCGAGTGCCGCTCAAGTGGAAACGATTGTGCATGTCGACGTCCCTTTTAGGTTTTATTTATACACCCCCCCCCCAACCATCCACCACCGCCTCTTTCTCCTTTGGGCCTTTTCTGGACCCTATACACTTTCATTTCATGGCCCgttcttttcatttcttatgatttatttatttttcattcaacaCACAGACagtaaacaaaaatagaaatgaaaCCAATTTTTTGCTTTAGTCCAAGAAACGAGGATTTTTTCATAGACTTGAGTGACTTTGACTAATAATAAACGTATTATTTCTATCTCCATACCACAAGAGTTCCCACTTTGGAAGGAAGATCCGGGCTAGGGAGGTAGGTAGATGGAGACTAGAACGTGCTTCATTTTTATCAGAGCGAGCTGGTGACAGAGTCCAAGAATTCTCATTCCTCAAAGATGCTAAGCTGGAAGATAGAGAAATGCCACATTTCCTTGGTCTAGAAGACCAATATTATAGTGGAGAAGAGGACCAAACAGTGACCATAACttgatggagagagagagaccactGCAAAAGCTAAGTGTGAGTTTGCATTTCTTTCATTCCTCAGAAGCATTTATCTTTAATTACATTCTGCTGGATCCATGCCTACTTATActgattgttttgaaaaatagCATCCACACGAATTTAAGGAATACCTCATTTTACAATGTGTATGTATTTTCCTTCATTGTTGAAGTAATATTTGGTTTGTGCACCCATAAATAAacagatgtttttttttaaataactatttaGGGCAGAGTCTAATTGGACAGACTGAGAACGCAATACAACGAGCTGCTTTTGCCAACCTGAACCTTTCGCTCTCTGTCAGCACTCTCTCTAtcacttttattatatttgcaTCCTGcaatagaaaaaaagaagcttTCTTCAGATTATTATCTATACaagtttttcttctttgtaTCAAGAACACGAGTAGGGGTTCATAGTGTAAATACTAGTAACCTTTCTTGGTTGTTGAATAGTAGGCCTGACGTTAGCAACATCTCCAACCACAATTATGTTGTTAGTATTTCCTCGATCATCTCTTTCCGTTGGCGAAGTTGTTGAATGCCTCCAATCCCCATTTATTATATACTTGTAGTAGTATCTGCCACATTTATCAACGGTGAATCACCAATGTTATAAAAACGAAAACTCAACCAACATGCGATGGAACGTTTCTTGAGAACATGCACAAATGGTATAAAATCAAAAGAAGCTTAGACTTTACTTTCCCTGTGAAAGCCTAACTTCTGTTTCAAAACGTGGACCACCCTTGTGCGTTGCCTTTATCGGTTCTTTCCAGTTTCCAGTGAAATCCCCAACCAACAATACATCCTCCCCCTGTGACAGAGCAAACCGAGGTCCAACTTAAACCATACATAGAGGCCAGTCGAGTTGCTGTTAAACCTTACAGATCATGCTGAGGCTACTGCAAGAATTGCACCAACAAATAATAAAAGTGTGTGTCACCTCATGTCCATTCCACACAAAGGTCACAGAGTGTGTTGGAGGTTCATCATGTTTGCCATCGTCCACCATTGCAATTAGATCCCACGTTGCCCAAGCAATTGCAGGTCTGTGATACAAATAAATATCAGTTAAATATTCTTCACATCAACACAAAGAAAAGTTAATGAGTCTGCGGGTTAATGAATGATCAAGAAAGAGATGAGATGAGCAAACACCTGTCAGGTTTGCAAGCGTGCAATCCTGTAACGAAACTATAAGCAGCATGAAGAGAGGTATCGGTCATCCAGTGTAGATAAGCAATCACACAAGCTGAAGAGCGGTCAAAACCAGTGGTACAAGTTACAAAGACACGATGGTTCTTTTTAAGTAATCGTAGTAAGAGCCCAACGCAAAGAGGTAGTTTCTTCCTCAGATCAAAGGAATCTGCATCCCTGGCACCAAAAAAGATGAAGACTATTATCATTCTTGCTCACACCTGACTAGAGTAGAGcgctaagaaaagaaaaaaaacacatgagaATCCTCAATGGAATATGAAATCTGCATACTTAATAGGATAGTTGATCATTAAGATTTCAGATTTCTGGCAAGCATCGTTGATTTTTTGTGAATCAATTCCCCAATTTTGAGCTTCAGTTCCACCTTGGAAGTTCAGTATAGCAGTAATTCCCTAAAGCAGAAAAGCTTGACCAATCAAAACCAAATGTTTGCAATACCATAGAAATCATCAACTAGAAAGCACTCACTGCGTCCGATAGGTTTTCTACATCATCTTCTGTTTGTAAACATGAGCCAACATATATCTGCTCTGTAATCTGCAAAAGGGCCAACAAGAGAAGAATGGTGCTGCTGAGAGATTGAACAAAAAAGGGGAAAGAATATGAACTAGTAAGCTAAATGTACAGACCTTACTGTAACGCATACCAAGAGCATGGTTATAATGCAGCTCTCCTTTGGAGCGGTCAAGGGCTTTGATGTATTCCTCTAAAGGGAAATTACCATAACCCCATTCCCCATCACCAGGGTCTTGTTCTGAAAAGACACAGACAATAGGGCTGATAGGTGGAGAAAGAATGTTCTTGTGCGTCGTCCCTGAGTGAAAGGAACAGCTGTGTTTGGTCAAAAGTTTCCAAGCATGGGGAGTAAAGAATTTGGAGGAGAAGGAAGCATAGCCAGAGTTGGCACTACTGCCTTGGGATGATGCTCTGAGATTGGAAGACAAAAGATTGGGGTTCCAAGTAACAAAGGAGACGCGTCCTCTGTTAAAGAGCAAGTCAAGGTCGCTCAAGTGAAGTAGGTACTGAATAGGAAAAGGGGAGAATGGTCTTTCAAGAACAAAGCTGAAGGATCCACTTCTCTCTACCAGCATCttcctgaaacaaaaaaaaaaaagaaaagaaaactcgAATAAGTAACAAGAAACTGGTACTAGACAGCAGTCAGTGATGTAAAGCTCTTACTGGGTGTCACCAATATCATTGATTTCGACAAGAGAAGCATCAGAAGAAGAGTCGGTAGCCTTCTTAAGAGTATCTCCAACCATAATGATCCTCGCCTTCTCCGCATTACTCTTATACACACACAGAATCTCACTCTTTAGAACAATGCACATCTATAACTATAAAGAAAGAGACTCCttaattcaaaaatttgaattaCCCCTACATATACATACCCCCTTTTTGATGGCGTGGACGAACATCTTTCCATCTGCTGACAACGCGAAGCGAATCCCGAGGGGCTTCTCCAGCGTCACCATATACTCATTCAAATTCATCTTCAGCGTTGACGACATCGCAACCACCCTTCTTCTCCTACTGAACCCTCCGAC is part of the Raphanus sativus cultivar WK10039 chromosome 5, ASM80110v3, whole genome shotgun sequence genome and harbors:
- the LOC108857336 gene encoding phosphoglucan phosphatase LSF1, chloroplastic isoform X1, with the translated sequence MALLQRTGAMERSSPSLVIGSGNGRGKVGGFSRRRRVVAMSSTLKMNLNEYMVTLEKPLGIRFALSADGKMFVHAIKKGSNAEKARIIMVGDTLKKATDSSSDASLVEINDIGDTQKMLVERSGSFSFVLERPFSPFPIQYLLHLSDLDLLFNRGRVSFVTWNPNLLSSNLRASSQGSSANSGYASFSSKFFTPHAWKLLTKHSCSFHSGTTHKNILSPPISPIVCVFSEQDPGDGEWGYGNFPLEEYIKALDRSKGELHYNHALGMRYSKITEQIYVGSCLQTEDDVENLSDAGITAILNFQGGTEAQNWGIDSQKINDACQKSEILMINYPIKDADSFDLRKKLPLCVGLLLRLLKKNHRVFVTCTTGFDRSSACVIAYLHWMTDTSLHAAYSFVTGLHACKPDRPAIAWATWDLIAMVDDGKHDEPPTHSVTFVWNGHEGEDVLLVGDFTGNWKEPIKATHKGGPRFETEVRLSQGKYYYKYIINGDWRHSTTSPTERDDRGNTNNIIVVGDVANVRPTIQQPRKDANIIKVIERVLTESERFRLAKAARCIAFSVCPIRLCPK
- the LOC108857336 gene encoding phosphoglucan phosphatase LSF1, chloroplastic isoform X2 encodes the protein MALLQRTGAMERSSPSLVIGSGNGRGKVGGFSRRRRVVAMSSTLKMNLNEYMVTLEKPLGIRFALSADGKMFVHAIKKGSNAEKARIIMVGDTLKKATDSSSDASLVEINDIGDTQKMLVERSGSFSFVLERPFSPFPIQYLLHLSDLDLLFNRGRVSFVTWNPNLLSSNLRASSQGTTHKNILSPPISPIVCVFSEQDPGDGEWGYGNFPLEEYIKALDRSKGELHYNHALGMRYSKITEQIYVGSCLQTEDDVENLSDAGITAILNFQGGTEAQNWGIDSQKINDACQKSEILMINYPIKDADSFDLRKKLPLCVGLLLRLLKKNHRVFVTCTTGFDRSSACVIAYLHWMTDTSLHAAYSFVTGLHACKPDRPAIAWATWDLIAMVDDGKHDEPPTHSVTFVWNGHEGEDVLLVGDFTGNWKEPIKATHKGGPRFETEVRLSQGKYYYKYIINGDWRHSTTSPTERDDRGNTNNIIVVGDVANVRPTIQQPRKDANIIKVIERVLTESERFRLAKAARCIAFSVCPIRLCPK